A stretch of Amycolatopsis balhimycina FH 1894 DNA encodes these proteins:
- a CDS encoding phosphatidylglycerol lysyltransferase domain-containing protein translates to MVTGTRAQITWKVAGATTVGVITWVTRLAGLMTLGSILVPAGRRSLRGHLAEWLELPQEATVAAATVALAMGVLLVMLAAGLRRRKRRAWQLAVGATVLLTMSHLGLKHVFGAGVVSVVLLVGLIASRRYFVAKPDPVVGRWQAMRVFVQLAMAGFVINLILLSVASRAVLEPTSFPDRIAESALALAGVSGPAVFRQMWLEDMTAAVGLLFGLAAVLVAAYFLLRSAEPAPRLTDDEVARLRKLLDEHGERDSLGYFALRRDKFAVFSKTGKAAVTYRVIAGVALCSADPLGDHEAWPGAIEEYLDICRRNGWTPAAMGVSELGATVWARFGLEVLEIGDEAVVDVDGFTLDGRVMRGVRQAAARTKRAGYKVLVRRAEDLRPGELAELEVLAANWRGTDTERGFSMALGRMGDPGSVLVTAEQGGRVRGVLQFVPWGATGLSLDVMRRDRTADNGVNELMISELLLAADRHGVSQVSLNFAAFRALMEQGQRIGAGPVAKSAAKVLHFFSRWIQIETLYRFNAKFQPRWVPRYLVYPAVRELPRVGIATFEAEGLGGRSPRLLRLLRRA, encoded by the coding sequence GTGGTGACGGGGACACGCGCGCAGATCACCTGGAAGGTGGCGGGAGCCACCACCGTGGGGGTGATCACCTGGGTGACCCGTCTGGCCGGGCTGATGACGCTGGGGTCGATCCTGGTGCCGGCCGGGCGCCGCAGCCTGCGTGGGCACCTGGCCGAATGGCTCGAGCTGCCGCAGGAGGCGACGGTCGCGGCGGCGACCGTGGCGCTGGCCATGGGCGTCCTGCTGGTGATGCTGGCCGCGGGGCTCCGGCGCCGCAAGCGCCGGGCCTGGCAGCTGGCGGTCGGCGCGACGGTGCTGCTCACGATGTCGCACCTCGGGCTGAAGCACGTCTTCGGCGCCGGCGTGGTGTCGGTGGTGCTGCTGGTGGGCTTGATCGCGAGCCGGCGGTACTTCGTGGCGAAGCCGGACCCGGTGGTCGGGCGCTGGCAGGCGATGCGTGTGTTCGTCCAGCTGGCGATGGCCGGGTTCGTGATCAACCTCATCCTGCTGTCCGTGGCGTCGCGGGCGGTGCTGGAGCCGACGAGCTTCCCGGACCGGATCGCCGAGTCCGCGCTCGCGCTGGCCGGCGTCAGCGGGCCCGCGGTCTTCCGGCAGATGTGGCTGGAGGACATGACGGCGGCCGTCGGCCTGCTGTTCGGCCTCGCCGCGGTCCTGGTCGCGGCGTACTTCCTGCTGCGGTCGGCCGAGCCGGCCCCGCGCCTGACCGACGACGAGGTCGCCCGTCTCCGCAAGCTGCTGGACGAGCACGGCGAGCGGGACTCGCTCGGCTACTTCGCGTTGCGCCGGGACAAGTTCGCGGTGTTTTCGAAGACGGGCAAGGCCGCGGTCACCTACCGCGTGATCGCCGGGGTGGCGCTGTGCTCGGCCGACCCGCTCGGCGACCACGAGGCGTGGCCGGGCGCGATCGAGGAGTACCTGGACATCTGCCGCCGCAACGGCTGGACCCCGGCGGCGATGGGCGTCTCCGAGCTGGGCGCGACGGTCTGGGCCCGGTTCGGCCTGGAGGTCCTGGAAATCGGCGACGAAGCGGTCGTCGACGTCGACGGCTTCACCCTGGACGGCCGCGTGATGCGCGGCGTCCGCCAGGCCGCGGCCCGCACCAAGCGCGCGGGCTACAAGGTGCTGGTGCGCCGGGCCGAGGACCTGCGTCCCGGTGAACTGGCCGAGCTGGAGGTCCTGGCCGCGAACTGGCGCGGCACGGACACCGAGCGCGGCTTCTCGATGGCGCTGGGCCGCATGGGCGACCCCGGATCGGTGCTGGTGACGGCCGAACAGGGCGGCCGGGTCCGCGGGGTGCTCCAGTTCGTCCCGTGGGGCGCGACGGGCCTCTCCCTGGACGTGATGCGCCGCGACCGCACGGCCGACAACGGCGTCAACGAGCTGATGATCTCGGAGCTCCTCCTGGCGGCGGACCGCCACGGCGTCTCGCAGGTGTCGCTGAACTTCGCCGCGTTCCGCGCGTTGATGGAGCAAGGACAGCGCATCGGCGCCGGCCCGGTCGCCAAGTCGGCGGCGAAGGTGCTGCACTTCTTCTCGCGCTGGATCCAGATCGAGACGCTCTACCGCTTCAACGCGA